In a single window of the Pseudomonas oryzihabitans genome:
- a CDS encoding ion channel produces the protein MKSPLHYLVRYPSANLLFIQLLGLLLYPFVEQEEHGRAIIGAFGIIVLATALRMVRRSPTIQWLGFILAGCILVLTVLVEWHGDRHLVVSLAILDAIFYFYAAGSLIAYMMEDQRATTDELFAVGATFTLLAWAFAHAYSACQILQPNSFTAANDPMAARTWTELLYVSFAILSGVGLSDIYPVKPMARSLVMLGQFSGVMYIALVVTRLVTLTVRNR, from the coding sequence ATGAAGAGCCCGCTGCACTACCTGGTCCGCTACCCCTCCGCCAACCTGCTGTTCATCCAGTTGCTCGGTCTGCTCCTCTATCCCTTCGTGGAACAGGAAGAGCACGGGCGCGCCATCATCGGTGCCTTCGGCATCATCGTCCTGGCCACGGCGCTGCGCATGGTGCGCCGCAGCCCGACCATCCAGTGGCTGGGCTTCATCCTCGCCGGCTGCATCCTGGTGCTCACGGTACTGGTGGAATGGCATGGCGATCGGCACCTGGTGGTGTCCCTGGCCATTCTCGACGCGATCTTCTATTTCTATGCCGCCGGCAGTCTCATCGCCTACATGATGGAAGACCAGCGCGCGACCACCGATGAACTCTTCGCGGTAGGCGCGACCTTCACGCTGCTGGCCTGGGCCTTCGCCCACGCCTACTCGGCCTGCCAGATCCTCCAGCCGAACAGCTTCACCGCCGCCAACGACCCCATGGCCGCGAGGACCTGGACGGAGCTGCTCTACGTCAGCTTTGCCATCCTTTCAGGCGTCGGCCTGAGCGATATCTATCCGGTCAAGCCGATGGCGCGCTCGCTGGTCATGCTGGGCCAGTTCTCCGGCGTCATGTACATCGCGCTAGTGGTCACCCGCCTGGTGACCCTCACCGTACGCAACCGCTAG
- a CDS encoding MFS transporter yields the protein MAVSSAAPASPGETPTAAVAGASPLVAGILASCALAHLINDLIQSVLPSIYPMLKDSYGLTFTQIGLITLAFQITASLLQPWIGFHTDRHPKPYLLPAGMVCTLIGVLLLAFVGSFPAILAASALIGVGSSTFHPETSRVARLASGGRFGLAQSTFQVGGNAGTAIGPLLAAAIVIPYGQTHVAWFAVFALFAIGVQYGLSRWYRNHLRSAKGRKAAPVSHGLSRRRVTFALIILALLVFSKYIYMASITSYFTFYLIERFGLSVASSQLHLFLFLGAVAAGTFFGGPIGDRIGRKAVIWFSILGAAPFTLALPYVDLFWTSVLSVIIGFILASAFSAIVVYAQELVPGNVGMIAGIFFGLMFGFSAIAAAGLGNLADHRGIEYVYQLCSYMPLLGVLTILLPSTRRKAS from the coding sequence ATGGCCGTTTCCTCTGCCGCGCCAGCGTCGCCTGGCGAAACCCCGACCGCCGCCGTGGCCGGCGCCTCGCCCCTGGTGGCCGGTATTCTGGCCTCCTGTGCCCTTGCCCACCTCATCAACGACCTGATCCAGTCTGTCCTGCCGTCCATCTACCCGATGCTCAAAGACAGCTATGGTCTGACTTTTACCCAGATCGGCCTCATCACCCTGGCCTTTCAGATCACCGCGTCCCTGCTGCAGCCCTGGATAGGTTTCCACACCGATCGCCATCCCAAGCCCTATCTGCTTCCCGCCGGCATGGTCTGCACTCTGATCGGCGTGCTGCTGCTCGCTTTCGTCGGCAGCTTTCCGGCCATCCTGGCCGCCTCGGCCCTGATCGGCGTCGGCTCGTCCACCTTCCATCCCGAGACATCGCGGGTGGCACGCCTCGCCTCGGGAGGCCGCTTCGGCCTCGCACAATCCACCTTCCAGGTGGGTGGCAATGCCGGCACGGCCATCGGACCGCTGCTGGCGGCGGCCATCGTCATTCCCTACGGCCAGACCCATGTCGCCTGGTTCGCGGTCTTCGCCCTGTTCGCCATCGGTGTGCAATACGGGCTGTCACGCTGGTACCGCAACCACCTGCGCAGCGCCAAGGGACGCAAGGCAGCGCCTGTCAGCCATGGTCTGTCACGCCGGCGCGTGACCTTCGCGCTGATCATTCTGGCGCTGCTGGTGTTCTCCAAGTACATCTACATGGCCAGCATCACCAGCTACTTCACCTTCTACCTGATCGAGCGCTTCGGCTTGTCGGTGGCCAGCTCCCAGCTGCACCTCTTCCTGTTTCTCGGCGCCGTCGCGGCGGGCACCTTTTTTGGCGGCCCCATTGGTGATCGTATCGGCCGCAAGGCGGTCATCTGGTTCTCGATTCTGGGGGCTGCGCCCTTCACCCTCGCCCTACCCTACGTCGACCTGTTCTGGACCAGTGTGCTCAGCGTCATCATCGGCTTCATCCTGGCCTCGGCGTTTTCGGCCATCGTGGTCTACGCCCAGGAACTGGTGCCAGGCAACGTGGGCATGATCGCCGGGATCTTCTTTGGTCTGATGTTCGGCTTCAGTGCCATCGCCGCGGCGGGCCTGGGCAATCTGGCAGACCATCGCGGCATCGAGTACGTGTATCAGCTGTGCTCCTACATGCCGCTGCTGGGCGTGCTCACCATCCTGTTGCCCTCCACTCGCCGCAAGGCCAGCTGA
- a CDS encoding MarR family winged helix-turn-helix transcriptional regulator encodes MTAKDPLLLDQQLCFSLYSASLAMTQLYKPLLESMGLTFPQYLIMLVLWEHDGLTLKELSNRLRQDSGALTPVVKRLEAAGLVTRRRSAEDERNLSIELTPAGRALREQASGVNSQVREVCALGDAGLDDLRETLVMLRNRLDEEGTSSA; translated from the coding sequence ATGACAGCCAAAGATCCACTGCTTCTTGACCAACAACTGTGCTTTTCCCTCTATTCGGCTTCGCTCGCGATGACGCAGCTCTACAAGCCTCTGCTCGAGAGCATGGGGCTGACCTTTCCGCAGTACCTGATCATGCTGGTGCTCTGGGAGCACGACGGCCTCACGCTTAAGGAATTGTCCAACCGCCTGCGCCAGGACTCGGGTGCCTTGACCCCGGTGGTCAAGCGCCTCGAAGCGGCCGGACTGGTCACGCGGCGCCGCAGCGCGGAAGACGAGCGCAACCTGTCGATCGAACTCACGCCCGCCGGACGCGCCCTGCGGGAGCAGGCCAGCGGCGTCAACAGCCAGGTCCGGGAAGTCTGCGCCCTGGGTGATGCCGGCCTGGATGATCTGCGGGAAACCTTGGTCATGCTGCGCAATCGCCTGGACGAAGAAGGCACGTCGAGCGCCTGA
- a CDS encoding MFS transporter, whose product MSLAPTKASTFQILLLGIGQILVWGGSFFILAVLADPVVQETGWSRQWVYGGLSLGVLVSGLLAPACGRLIARQGGRTLLSLSGLGVAAGLILMASAQHLPLFLLAWVVMGIGMAAGLYDALFATLGTCYGAQARSAISGITLVSGFCTAITWPVAALLVTHLGWRGACLAYAAVLLLTIWPLYRRALPAPVARGSVARSTQTAAPSTPVNQALYTVLTALFTLGAVLMTAISIQLITLLQGIGYSLASAVALSACLGPSQVASRIIDLLNRNGHPLWTALASVICTAAGLLLVTLGPGVVWVTVTGLVIFGAGNGLRAIIRGALPLVLWSPADYATVLGRMARPALLGQAATPLLCGYLLEHHGPRAVLGLLCLLALVNVALVAWLFRRLFGNRERPR is encoded by the coding sequence ATGTCTCTTGCGCCAACCAAGGCTTCGACCTTCCAGATCCTGCTGCTCGGCATTGGCCAGATTCTGGTCTGGGGCGGCTCCTTCTTCATTCTCGCGGTGCTCGCCGATCCGGTGGTGCAGGAAACCGGCTGGTCTCGCCAGTGGGTCTATGGCGGCCTCTCCCTTGGCGTGCTGGTCTCGGGGCTGCTGGCACCGGCTTGTGGGCGGCTGATCGCCCGCCAGGGCGGGCGCACGCTGCTGTCGCTGAGCGGCCTGGGCGTGGCGGCTGGTTTGATCCTGATGGCCAGTGCCCAGCATCTGCCGCTGTTCCTGCTGGCGTGGGTGGTGATGGGCATCGGCATGGCCGCCGGTCTGTACGATGCGCTGTTCGCAACCCTAGGGACCTGTTATGGCGCCCAGGCACGCTCGGCGATCAGCGGCATCACCCTGGTATCCGGCTTCTGCACAGCCATCACCTGGCCCGTCGCGGCGCTGTTGGTCACCCACCTTGGCTGGCGCGGCGCCTGCCTGGCCTATGCCGCGGTCCTGCTGCTGACCATCTGGCCGCTCTACCGTCGCGCCTTGCCCGCGCCGGTAGCCAGGGGATCGGTCGCACGTTCGACCCAGACGGCAGCGCCATCCACCCCGGTGAACCAGGCGCTGTACACGGTGCTCACGGCGTTGTTCACCCTGGGTGCGGTGCTGATGACGGCGATCTCCATCCAATTGATCACCCTGTTGCAAGGCATTGGCTACAGCCTGGCAAGCGCGGTAGCCCTGAGTGCCTGCCTGGGCCCAAGCCAGGTGGCTTCGCGGATCATCGACCTGCTGAACCGCAACGGACATCCCCTGTGGACGGCCCTGGCCTCGGTGATCTGCACGGCGGCCGGACTGCTGCTGGTAACCCTGGGGCCGGGGGTCGTCTGGGTCACGGTGACGGGGCTGGTGATCTTTGGCGCAGGCAATGGCCTCAGGGCCATCATTCGCGGCGCCCTGCCTTTGGTGCTCTGGAGTCCCGCGGACTATGCCACCGTCTTGGGTCGGATGGCACGCCCAGCGCTGCTCGGCCAGGCGGCTACCCCCCTGCTGTGCGGCTACCTGCTGGAGCACCACGGCCCTCGGGCCGTGCTGGGGCTGCTCTGCCTGCTGGCGCTGGTCAACGTGGCGCTGGTCGCCTGGCTGTTCAGGAGGCTCTTCGGCAACCGCGAGCGTCCACGCTGA
- a CDS encoding methyl-accepting chemotaxis protein encodes MVRFLARFRRPSRRSWLRVLKTGPRMLCSFTFAAVLLAGLGSFSLWEMQQLRRQALSMEQDWLPSIAIADSLAINLGKLRNQASVVLLNAEDPGAVAMSRITLEQLVNETNQLFRDYEPVITDATEGDSIKALHEAYLPFVDGLREEVQLIEQQKIPAARMQLDTVVGLKGDLMDMQVQLLRELNKQGAAQAREVANVQFIQARAIVWSVIGGAIVLLLLLAWRLTRSVVQPLRQALEISSGIAAGDLRQTIQAKGRDEAAQLLLTLERMQGNLREVLAHTGNASEQLASASTQMSAVMDESCRSLEQQTADIQDAANAVTQLNQAVQAVCEHATSTSAESQLCVEQAQQGQAQVQQTLVAITQLVGNVDEAAAQADHLAEQSKGISKMLDVIRNVAEQTNLLALNAAIEAARAGDAGRGFAVVADEVRGLARRTGESTREIEGLIDGVQQVSEKTVIALDQSRIQASHTREQAEATWQVLEGITQAITAIGQRNDAIAAATEEQTATTAAVDRNLTLIRDAATQTSAGAQQTSASSQQLSSLAADLHGALQRFEV; translated from the coding sequence ATGGTTCGTTTCCTCGCACGCTTTCGTCGTCCGTCCCGCCGTTCCTGGCTGAGAGTCCTCAAGACCGGCCCGCGAATGCTGTGCTCCTTTACCTTCGCGGCCGTACTGCTCGCCGGGCTCGGCAGCTTTTCCCTGTGGGAGATGCAGCAGTTACGCCGTCAGGCCCTGAGCATGGAGCAGGACTGGTTGCCGAGCATCGCCATCGCCGATTCCCTGGCGATCAATCTTGGCAAGCTGCGCAATCAGGCCTCGGTGGTCCTGCTCAACGCCGAGGATCCGGGCGCGGTGGCCATGAGCAGGATCACCCTGGAGCAGCTGGTCAACGAGACCAATCAGCTGTTTCGCGACTATGAGCCGGTGATCACCGATGCCACCGAGGGCGATTCGATCAAGGCGCTGCACGAGGCCTATCTGCCATTCGTGGACGGTCTGCGCGAGGAAGTACAGCTGATCGAGCAGCAGAAGATCCCGGCCGCGCGGATGCAGCTGGATACCGTGGTGGGCCTCAAGGGCGATCTGATGGACATGCAGGTGCAGCTCCTGCGCGAGCTGAACAAGCAGGGCGCCGCCCAAGCCAGGGAGGTGGCCAACGTCCAGTTCATCCAGGCTCGCGCCATCGTCTGGTCGGTGATCGGTGGCGCCATCGTGCTATTGCTGCTGCTGGCCTGGCGCCTGACCCGTAGCGTGGTGCAACCGCTGCGCCAGGCGCTGGAGATCTCCAGTGGCATTGCCGCGGGTGACCTGCGCCAGACCATCCAGGCCAAGGGCCGTGACGAGGCGGCCCAGCTGCTGCTGACGCTAGAGCGCATGCAGGGCAATCTGCGCGAGGTACTGGCACACACCGGCAATGCCTCCGAGCAGCTGGCGTCGGCGTCGACGCAGATGAGTGCGGTGATGGACGAAAGCTGCCGCAGTCTGGAGCAGCAGACCGCCGACATTCAGGATGCGGCCAATGCGGTCACCCAACTGAACCAGGCGGTTCAGGCCGTGTGCGAGCACGCGACGTCCACCTCTGCCGAATCACAACTCTGCGTCGAGCAGGCCCAGCAAGGCCAGGCGCAGGTCCAGCAGACCCTGGTGGCCATTACCCAGTTGGTGGGCAACGTGGATGAAGCCGCCGCCCAGGCCGATCACCTGGCCGAGCAATCCAAGGGCATCAGCAAGATGCTCGACGTGATCCGCAACGTCGCCGAGCAGACCAATCTGCTGGCGCTCAACGCCGCCATCGAAGCCGCCCGTGCGGGTGATGCTGGGCGCGGCTTCGCCGTGGTGGCCGACGAGGTGCGAGGCCTGGCGCGGCGTACCGGCGAGTCCACCCGGGAAATCGAAGGCCTGATCGACGGCGTGCAGCAGGTGAGCGAAAAGACCGTGATCGCGCTCGATCAGAGTCGCATCCAGGCCAGCCATACCCGCGAGCAGGCAGAGGCGACCTGGCAGGTGCTGGAGGGCATCACCCAGGCGATCACCGCGATCGGTCAGCGCAACGACGCCATCGCGGCCGCCACCGAAGAGCAGACCGCCACCACCGCGGCGGTCGACCGTAATCTGACGCTGATCCGGGATGCGGCGACCCAGACCTCCGCCGGTGCCCAGCAGACCAGTGCCAGCAGCCAGCAGCTGTCGAGCCTGGCCGCCGATCTGCACGGCGCCCTGCAGCGTTTCGAGGTCTAG
- a CDS encoding GGDEF domain-containing protein: MSALSHRDRNQALEHSLERFWDVAKPVVQAAMCIHVALLVVFVLLDQALMVWANVCSVAAYVGCLAALRQRRYRVASLTMSCEIVAHAWIATWQLGWDSNFHYYVLCILPIVIYNYRTAPIRHLLLVIGILVTLAGGYLLHPATSLAPLAIKLFGTVNIICALVLLLYGTGASFHHSTKMQLDLLHSASHDSLTNLYNRRRILHQAEQQAGVNGSLILFDVDHFKHINDRFGHDCGDLVLQRIADVIRCEVRHTDLAARWGGEEFLVLLPQARTEVAWSVAERIRQRLGEVTQSLERGPTRVTATLAVCEIRDCEAFASALERADQALYRGKQEGRDRVMLAA; the protein is encoded by the coding sequence ATGAGTGCTCTTTCCCATCGCGATCGCAACCAGGCCCTGGAGCATTCGCTCGAACGTTTCTGGGACGTGGCCAAGCCCGTGGTCCAGGCGGCCATGTGCATCCACGTCGCCCTGCTGGTGGTTTTCGTCCTGCTCGACCAGGCCCTGATGGTCTGGGCCAACGTGTGCAGCGTGGCGGCCTACGTGGGTTGCCTGGCGGCCCTGCGTCAGCGTCGCTATCGCGTCGCCAGCCTGACGATGAGCTGTGAGATAGTCGCCCACGCCTGGATCGCCACCTGGCAGCTGGGCTGGGACAGCAACTTCCATTACTACGTCCTGTGTATCCTGCCAATCGTCATCTACAACTACCGCACCGCGCCCATACGCCACCTGCTGCTGGTGATCGGCATCCTGGTGACCCTGGCGGGTGGCTACCTGCTGCATCCCGCCACCAGCCTGGCGCCCCTGGCAATCAAGCTGTTCGGCACTGTCAACATCATTTGCGCCCTGGTCCTGCTGCTCTATGGCACCGGTGCCTCTTTCCATCACAGCACCAAGATGCAGCTGGATCTCCTGCATTCCGCCAGCCACGACAGCCTCACCAACCTGTACAACCGTCGGCGCATTCTTCACCAGGCGGAGCAGCAAGCCGGCGTGAACGGCAGCCTCATCCTGTTCGATGTGGATCACTTCAAGCACATCAATGATCGCTTCGGCCACGACTGCGGCGACTTGGTGCTGCAGCGGATCGCCGATGTCATCCGCTGCGAGGTCCGCCATACGGATCTGGCTGCGCGCTGGGGTGGTGAGGAATTCCTGGTGCTGCTACCCCAGGCCCGGACCGAAGTGGCCTGGAGCGTAGCGGAACGGATTCGCCAGCGGCTAGGCGAGGTCACCCAGTCCCTTGAACGCGGTCCCACGCGGGTCACGGCGACGCTGGCGGTCTGCGAGATCCGTGACTGCGAAGCCTTCGCCAGCGCCCTGGAGCGCGCCGATCAAGCGCTCTATCGCGGCAAGCAGGAAGGCCGCGACCGGGTGATGCTGGCGGCCTGA
- a CDS encoding IclR family transcriptional regulator translates to MTNTFEEAPPRRQKVQAAEVGTDILKALAELAPSTSLSRLASHLDMPASKVHRYLQALIASGFAEQDPRTNHYGLGQAALFVGLAALGRLDVVKLAAPVLAALRDEVGETCFLAVWGNKGPTVVLVEQAVRAVTLVTQVGSVLPLLGSSTGLVFNAFLPDAETAALREEELRQPQAPSPASLDDSTRRLRETRLQPVHGLLMAGVNALSAPLLGVGGRLAGVLTVVGAAPGFTADTEGEAASRLEAAAQAISARLGG, encoded by the coding sequence ATGACGAATACCTTCGAAGAAGCCCCGCCACGGCGGCAAAAGGTCCAGGCCGCGGAAGTCGGTACCGACATCCTCAAGGCGCTCGCCGAGTTGGCGCCCTCTACCTCGCTGTCACGCCTGGCCAGTCACCTGGACATGCCGGCGAGCAAGGTCCACCGCTATCTGCAAGCGCTGATCGCCAGTGGCTTCGCCGAGCAAGATCCGCGGACCAACCACTACGGTCTCGGCCAGGCCGCGCTGTTCGTCGGCCTCGCGGCATTGGGCCGCCTGGACGTGGTGAAACTGGCCGCGCCCGTACTGGCAGCGTTGCGCGACGAGGTCGGCGAGACCTGCTTCCTGGCGGTCTGGGGCAACAAGGGGCCGACCGTGGTTTTGGTCGAGCAGGCCGTCCGCGCCGTTACCCTGGTCACCCAGGTCGGCTCGGTGCTGCCCTTGCTCGGCTCCTCCACGGGCCTGGTGTTCAACGCCTTCCTGCCAGATGCCGAGACCGCCGCGCTGCGGGAAGAAGAACTTCGGCAGCCGCAAGCCCCCTCGCCTGCCAGCCTGGACGACAGCACCCGCCGACTGCGCGAGACCCGCCTCCAGCCCGTGCATGGCCTGCTGATGGCCGGCGTCAACGCGCTCTCCGCACCGCTGCTGGGCGTCGGCGGTCGCCTCGCGGGAGTATTGACGGTGGTAGGTGCGGCCCCTGGTTTCACCGCGGACACCGAAGGTGAGGCCGCGTCCCGCCTCGAAGCTGCTGCCCAGGCCATCAGCGCCCGCCTGGGCGGCTAG
- the hmgA gene encoding homogentisate 1,2-dioxygenase: MNVQQEEDRSATYQSGFGNHLSSEALPGALPIGQNSPQQAPFGLYAEQLSGTAFTVPRAEARRSWLYRLRPSAAHGRFLRSTRQLTGDEPGEATPNRLRWNPLPLPTAPTDFLDGLERLVATAAGDQAEGASIYRYAANISMTRVFYDADGELLIVPELGRLDLVTELGLLRIEPLQIAVIPRGMKFRVEIPEGGPVRGYVCENHGRCLRLPELGPIGSNGLANPRDFQAPVARFEDRDVPTRLVQKFLGEFWETELDHSPLDVVAWHGNNVPYRYDLRHFNTLGTVSFDHPDPSIFTVLTAPGTSEGMANIDFVIFPPRWMVAEHTFRPPWFHRNLMNEFMGLIQGAYDAKADGFAPGGASLHGCMSAHGPDHLSTQNAIAAELRPHKIENTMAFMFETGRVLRPTRHALASPQLQPDYDACWANLAKSFVAPSGVPQP, translated from the coding sequence TTGAACGTACAACAAGAAGAAGACAGGTCGGCGACCTACCAGTCGGGCTTCGGCAACCATCTGAGCTCGGAAGCCTTGCCCGGCGCGCTGCCGATCGGGCAAAACTCACCACAGCAGGCACCTTTCGGCCTCTATGCCGAGCAGCTGTCCGGTACCGCCTTCACCGTGCCGCGTGCCGAGGCGCGTCGCTCCTGGCTGTATCGGCTGAGGCCCTCGGCGGCTCACGGCCGCTTCCTGCGTTCGACGAGGCAGCTGACCGGAGATGAACCGGGCGAGGCGACGCCGAATCGGCTGCGCTGGAATCCCTTGCCGTTGCCGACAGCCCCTACCGATTTCCTGGACGGCCTGGAACGGCTCGTGGCGACCGCCGCGGGTGATCAGGCCGAAGGCGCGAGCATCTATCGCTATGCTGCCAACATTTCCATGACGCGGGTGTTCTACGACGCCGATGGTGAATTGCTGATCGTGCCGGAATTGGGCCGACTCGATCTGGTCACCGAACTCGGTCTGTTGCGCATCGAGCCGCTGCAGATCGCGGTGATTCCGCGCGGGATGAAATTCCGCGTGGAGATCCCCGAGGGCGGACCGGTCCGCGGTTATGTCTGCGAGAACCACGGGCGCTGCCTGCGGCTGCCCGAGCTGGGGCCCATCGGCAGCAACGGCCTGGCCAATCCGCGGGATTTCCAGGCGCCCGTGGCACGTTTCGAAGATCGGGACGTGCCGACGCGCCTGGTACAGAAGTTTCTCGGCGAGTTCTGGGAAACCGAGCTGGACCACTCGCCCCTGGACGTGGTCGCCTGGCACGGCAACAACGTGCCCTACCGCTACGATCTGCGCCACTTCAATACCCTGGGCACGGTCAGCTTCGATCACCCGGACCCTTCGATCTTCACGGTGCTGACCGCTCCGGGCACCAGCGAAGGCATGGCCAACATCGACTTCGTGATCTTTCCGCCACGCTGGATGGTGGCCGAGCACACCTTTCGCCCACCCTGGTTCCATCGCAACCTGATGAACGAATTCATGGGCCTGATCCAGGGCGCCTACGACGCCAAGGCCGATGGCTTCGCGCCGGGCGGGGCGTCCCTGCATGGCTGCATGAGCGCCCATGGCCCGGATCACCTCTCGACGCAGAACGCCATCGCCGCGGAGCTGCGTCCGCACAAGATCGAGAACACCATGGCCTTCATGTTCGAAACCGGTCGCGTCCTGCGGCCAACCCGTCACGCGCTCGCCTCGCCGCAGTTGCAGCCTGACTATGACGCCTGCTGGGCCAATCTGGCCAAGTCCTTCGTGGCACCTTCCGGAGTACCGCAACCATGA
- the fahA gene encoding fumarylacetoacetase, which yields MTADGLSWVDSANGHADFSLHNLPLGVFSRGQETPRGGMAVGDLILDLRFALEAGLFQGEAQRAAELAGEETLNAFFAAGKATRIALRQAVQALLRADHPQRDQLLELGEHLLPPQSACRMHLPARVGDYTDFYVGIHHATQIGRLFRPDNPLLPNYKHVPIAYHGRASTLGVSGEAFKRPRGQTLPPGQEAPVFGPCRRLDYELELGIWIGPGNAQGEPIAIADAAEHIAGFCLLNDWSARDIQAWEYQPLGPFLSKSFASTLSPWVVTAEALAPYRTAQPARPAGDPRPLPYLFDEADQAGGALDIELEVLLRTPLMAQQGLPAQRIALSNTLNMYWTVAQMVAHHTANGCALNPGDFFGSGTLSGPDAGSCGSLLEVTQGGKQPLQLPGGETRTFLEDGDEVILRARCRKPGLPAIGFGECRGRVQAAD from the coding sequence ATGACCGCCGACGGACTCAGCTGGGTCGACTCGGCCAACGGCCATGCCGATTTTTCCCTGCACAACCTGCCCCTGGGCGTGTTCAGTCGCGGCCAGGAGACGCCGCGTGGCGGGATGGCCGTGGGTGATCTCATCCTCGATCTGCGCTTCGCTCTCGAAGCCGGGCTGTTCCAGGGCGAGGCGCAGCGGGCCGCGGAACTGGCCGGCGAGGAGACGCTGAATGCCTTCTTCGCCGCAGGCAAGGCGACACGGATCGCCCTGCGCCAGGCGGTGCAGGCGCTGCTGCGGGCCGATCATCCGCAACGTGACCAGCTCCTGGAACTGGGTGAGCACTTGCTGCCCCCCCAGAGTGCCTGCCGGATGCACCTGCCGGCGCGCGTGGGCGACTACACCGATTTCTATGTCGGCATCCATCATGCCACCCAGATCGGTCGGCTATTCCGCCCCGACAATCCGCTGTTGCCCAACTACAAGCACGTGCCCATCGCCTACCACGGGCGCGCCTCGACACTGGGCGTCTCCGGCGAAGCCTTCAAACGCCCCAGGGGCCAGACGCTGCCGCCCGGACAGGAGGCGCCCGTCTTCGGACCCTGTCGCCGGCTGGACTACGAGTTGGAACTGGGCATCTGGATCGGGCCGGGCAATGCCCAAGGCGAGCCCATCGCCATCGCCGATGCGGCGGAGCATATCGCTGGTTTCTGTCTGCTCAACGACTGGTCGGCGCGGGATATCCAGGCCTGGGAATATCAACCTCTGGGTCCCTTCCTGTCGAAGAGCTTCGCCAGCACCCTGTCACCCTGGGTGGTGACCGCGGAAGCCCTGGCGCCTTATCGCACGGCGCAGCCGGCGCGACCGGCCGGTGATCCCCGGCCGTTGCCCTATCTGTTCGACGAGGCCGATCAGGCCGGGGGCGCCCTGGATATCGAGCTGGAGGTGCTGCTGCGCACACCGCTCATGGCGCAGCAGGGGCTGCCCGCCCAGCGTATCGCCCTGAGCAACACCCTGAACATGTACTGGACCGTGGCGCAGATGGTGGCCCATCACACGGCCAATGGTTGCGCGCTGAATCCGGGGGACTTCTTCGGCTCCGGCACCCTGTCCGGTCCGGACGCGGGCAGCTGCGGCAGCCTGCTGGAAGTCACCCAGGGCGGCAAACAACCCCTGCAGCTGCCCGGCGGTGAAACCCGCACCTTTCTGGAGGACGGCGACGAGGTCATTCTCAGGGCACGCTGCCGCAAGCCCGGGCTGCCTGCGATCGGCTTCGGCGAGTGCCGCGGCCGGGTGCAGGCGGCGGACTAG
- a CDS encoding Lrp/AsnC family transcriptional regulator, which yields MKNESTRDSYSLKILAALQQDGRLSVQDLSQRIGLSTTPTWKRLKALEKDGVIQGYTTVVDRTRVGLATCVLAEVNLSRHVENVVEEFERAVQDCPAIIECFSTTGQADYLLKVVTADIASYDAFLHSVIFKLPGVSEIRSAVVLREIKRPSPLPLDQLG from the coding sequence ATGAAAAATGAATCTACTCGCGACAGCTATTCACTGAAAATTCTCGCCGCCTTGCAGCAGGACGGCCGCCTCTCGGTCCAGGACCTGTCCCAGCGCATCGGCCTGTCCACCACGCCCACCTGGAAACGGCTCAAGGCCCTGGAAAAGGACGGCGTCATCCAGGGTTATACCACGGTGGTCGACCGCACCCGTGTCGGGCTGGCCACCTGTGTGCTGGCCGAGGTGAACCTGTCACGCCACGTGGAAAACGTGGTGGAGGAATTCGAGCGCGCGGTGCAGGACTGCCCCGCCATCATCGAATGCTTCAGCACCACTGGCCAGGCCGACTACCTGCTCAAGGTGGTCACCGCCGACATCGCCAGCTACGACGCCTTCCTGCACAGCGTCATCTTCAAGTTGCCGGGGGTGAGCGAGATCCGTTCCGCCGTGGTGTTGCGCGAGATCAAACGTCCCTCACCCCTGCCCCTCGATCAGCTGGGCTGA